Part of the Quercus lobata isolate SW786 chromosome 6, ValleyOak3.0 Primary Assembly, whole genome shotgun sequence genome, tgactggaagctaaAGAGTTGTGACAGGCTGTCAATTTCACGAGTATTTTGTGGGTATTTCCCGTGAGACGCTCTGCCTAgaggatttttaagtgtgactttcttaccttTCACTCATACTATATACACCCTCATAacccacaaatgtaaaggaggccattcagagagaaaaacctagataggttttctacaacacacacacctatcttttagagagagagctacttatccttagtgagaaatcattctagccctttctctttccctctcctaTTGACATACCTTGAGAAGAGATTTGtatccaaacacaacccacacattttcagagtgtagtaagtgttttggagcttgggaagctttggggatttgccaaaagaaactggtgaggcttggcggatgcaattggGCGTATTGTGGGATCCagaaagctagacaagacatagttccgagaagtcttgttggagtaggagcttggagggcttaggtacattgggtagattaggcttggagggtctcttgttattcgtgtatcccaacttattgtctagtggatcaatttacTGCTTGAAAGGCGGTGGaaaggttttttgccgagttcttcagtttcctcttcgataacacatcgccaTGTTATCTTGtttttgcatctctcttcccttactcttatgctttccttttattgtttgttgttcatgtttatgcactagagtagtatcAGTTGATTacgcttcatttactcttgtttttgCATTTAGACAGGTTTgagtaaaatcaaccaagccgtaatattttaattgggggtctaaacaagctcttgtgttttcacacaaatttgAGCTTTTAGTAGTGTTTGAGGGTAAAGAGCCAAAAGTCACATTGTCATAGCTACTTCCTCAATTTATACTATTTTCCACAGTTCCTataatatttaagtttttagaatttcaacgattgtttgtttgttttgttttttattttctagcaaCTAAacctgagattttttttttcaagctgCCTACCTATTTTTTTGAAGGGATCAAGTCATAACATAGTTCTTGAACTACTACATATATCTATACCTCTTTTTGCTTATTTTGGGAACAAAGCCAGAAGACTTATAGGGGGAGGGTAGGGGAGAGAGGAAGGGCATAAAGGTATAAGAACATTTGCACCAGTCAGtgtaaaataggaaaaatggTCAGTTTTGCACAATTTTGCTCAACTATTACTCACATTAGTCTATCTATATTACtattcacatatatatatatatattttttccctaTAGCAACCTTgtaaatatacacggttactgcagttttctattttatttgttaattattttttctctcacttCTCCCATCcaatcttctctctttttccctaCCCTCTCTACCATTGGATTCTCTCTCTATTCGCCTACCATATTCCCTGACTCTATTCCTTTGacaaacacatcctaaatctgtATCCTAAagtcatcaaacccatatataaatccataTGAATTATCAAAcccaaattacaaaattgtaaagacgaagaagaaaaagcaataaagaagaagaagaattagaagAAGCAAAGGAGAAGAAGCAACAACTGCAAAGAGAGATAGTTGAAAGGTTGTAGAGGCATGAGATGCCAGATTTAAGGGATTTGAGATCTGAGAgagcagagagagagacactaaataaaaaaataataataataaagaataaaaatattatttaaataaaatggtatatataatagataatctgatgtggatttttttttttgataggaagacTAGAAACTTCATTAAAAGACTGAAGAAATTACATCATGATAAAGAGCTTGCGTAAGAGAGCAATGATTCTCTTCTATCCAAACAGAAAAATCAGCAATGCCAACAACATGTTTTGCTAAAAGATGAGCTGGAATATTTTCTTGCCTATGTACATGTGAAAAGCTAACATTATGGAATTCTTGAGAAGCAGCCTTGATCCCATAGACAATGGTAGCAACTGAAGCAGGGGAAATAGTAATATTAGCTAGAGCACGATACATAACAGGAGAGTTGCCCTCCAAGATCAGATCATAAATTCCCACATCCTTAGCGAATTGTAGACCAACTATGAAAGACTTACCCTCAATCTTTAAAGGACCCAGTGAAGCATCAATCTTCTTACTCAAAGTAGCAACAACAAGTCCTCTATTATTTCAGATAATTATGCCCACACCAGATTCCTTCTGACTCGAAAACCATGCACCATCTACATTCACCTTATACTGTGGACTTAATGGAGGAATTCAACTCCCAACCAAGTTTGAAGAAGGCATAGGAATGCTGACATTTGCAGCTTGATACTCCAAAAGATAATTCCTAGCCCACTGCACCAGTTCCCATTTGCCCTTCTTCTTCCTACCCTGTTTGTATTCATTGTGATTATTCCATAAGCACCATGCCAAGGTCATTGCAGACTGAGTTTTTCCTCTTCGCAATTCTGTATTTGTGGGTGTAAGGCAAAGGGAAATTAaatggagttgccacctagttATATGGTCTAGGAACTATGAATATAGTGTCCTTTCAAGGAAGGacctttgatcttactaccagagtttAGGTTCGAAGTTTAGGTACgctcttgggaaggtgttaggcacccaagatcgCCCAACCCTAAGATTGGCCTCCCATCATTATGTCCTATATCTTAGCCCTATTAAAACCATTTAAATACTTGTATTctagactcacacacacactaacatgcatcCAGCAAACAACATGGCATCTTTAACCCTAAACATATGCTTATCCATCTATCCAAACAAAAGAGAGCCAAACATGtaaaagaaaaccctaacattcatctaaaacaaaatagcaACTTAAACATAGCAGCAAGTAtatcatcaaacaaaacatatcaaaaacaaaacgtTAACatattagaaaccctaatcatacatctaaaaACCCTAAcacaaatgcatgaacattgCTAATGCATGACTTACGCTTTACTTACCTCTCAGCAACATagcacctatggcatcaatgcatgaacatgtaaatGAATGGcattaaaactaagaaaaccCCAACCTAAACCCTAATCTAAGCATGTGATAACAACCAACATGTTAAAAAGGTAAGCAAACATTTTTATGGggattaaaaacaaaagaggcACTGTAGACAAACATATAAAGGcagaacaaaacaaacaaagaattaGCGTTTTCTTGGTAACGGCATCACACACACTAGAACAGGTCTAGTACACATGAGTTTAGCCTACGTGCGTAGGCTAAATTGTGCATACGCAGATCCTtacccaaaaaccctaatcaacacagaaataaagcaaaaatcaaaaacGTAAAATCTAGTAACCTATCATGCTTGAAGATagaaagaaaacctaaaactaacctaaaaaaacaaaagtaaacataaactaagcaaaagaaGTAGATTAAAACAAAGATTAaggcagaaaagaaaaagaaaagtttttaaaacATACCTTAAAGCAAAAGCTCCTGGGCTTGATTTTTTACTGTTCCCCttagtcaaatctatcacaattcaatgaaatagtgattagtaatcttaaactcaaaggattGGGACTAGAAAATGTCACAATCTggtcccaatcaaataaaaagagacTTGAGTGTTTTGTGAAagactcccttttgattcactattttctagtaaATCTTAGGGTTTTTCGTGTGCTTTCTGTGTGtcttgaaaatgtaccatgtaagaccttttatagtggaaaaaatggggtttagAATGACTCCCAGACGATGTAGGATTCATTCCAAGCCTGAGCCATTTTTGCAGAAAACTTGCCTTCCTTATACTTCTGAAACCTTAGCTACGTACGCAGGAATGTGCCTGTGTACGCATGCTTTAGCCCGCATACACAAGCTGCGACTCACATACGCAGGCTGTGGGCTACTTCGatcattttatttccaaaaatagatttttgctcatTCAAAAGGTTACATTTTCTATTATTAACACTCCTTAAGTCAACTTAATATTTAATTGGGCTCTAAACTGGCCTTAGGCCTTAGAGTTCGAGCATTATTGGGGAGCAGAGGCCCGAGttataaggggtacaaaatgcggtgtctacagtATCATCAAAATGCTCCACAAAAGATTAAGAAAGCTATTGAAATGGACATCTAGTTGTGTGCCAAAAAGTCCAGAATAGCCCCACATACGACGAGCTCTTTGACAAGGCCAAAAAAGATGGCCCAAGGACTTAGAACTCACCTTACATTCCTCATATAGATCATCATTTAGAACATGTCTCTAGCATAAATTCTCCTTAGTGGGGAGAATATTTTGGCAAGCCCTCCAAGCAAAATGACTAAACTTATAGGGGACTGGTAGCTTCCATAATCACTTCCACAATTTTTGAATTGGCCATCCTCAGAGCTTAAGCCACCCACTGAACCATCAGATAACTTCATTGCCACCTTATATGCATTGCGAACCATGAATGAGCCATTTTGAGTCTTAGCCCAAATAAGTTTATCATTTGGCAACCTACTACAGAGTGGAATAGCTCTGATAACATCAACTTcgaaagggagaaaaagagaatgcAACAACCCAGACTTCCAGCAGCATAAGTTTTGATCAACCAGATCTGAAACTTGAAGGTCTGGAGAAGAATCACCACGTGGAGAAATCACCTTATGAATATTTGCACTAGGTAGCCACTTATCACTCCATACCCAAATCCTAGACCCATTACCCACTTGTCATCAAATTCCCTCCTTCACCACTTGTTGAGTTGGCATAATACTCCGCCAAGTATAAGAAAGATTATTACCAAGTGAAACTTGAACAAATACACAGTTTCGAAAATATTTAGCTTTAAAAACTTGATACACCAAAGAGTTCTACACCATCTAAAGCCTTCAACCTTGTTTAGCTAAAAGGGCTAAATTAAATTGCTTAAGCTGTTTAAAACCCATCCCTCCACAAGATTTCGGCAAACAAAACTTCTCCCAACTCAACCAAACCATTTTCCTCTCCTCTTGTTTTTGCCTCCACCAGAAATTCTGAATTAGACTCGTCAATTCCTCACAAAGGGAATTgtagacactgcattttgtaccccttacgatgATGCTAAATTTTAAGAACCAAGGTTGGTTTAAGGCCCAATtagatgttaaattgacttgagaaatgtcaaaatgaaaaatataacttttaatgagcaaataaatttatttttggaaaagtaaaACCAAGAAAACCCTCGCTATACACACGCAAGAATCAGCATGCGCACATAGTCATGATCTTACGCACGTATAGCAGATTCCAGAAACATAAATAAGgtaagttttctgcattaaCGTTGAGATTTGAAACGAATCCCACATTGTCTGGGAGTTgttccaaacccctattttcacaatataaatagtcatacatggtacattttcaaaacacacaaaaatcacATAGGAAaacactaagattcactagaaatagtgaatcaaagagagttttcacaaaacatcctaaagtcaattttcttttgattagggCCTTTTTTGGCcttgatttttgagtttaagattactaatcacctttttattgaattgtgaatagatttgccTGAAGGGAACGGttaaaaatcaagcttgaagagcTTTTGTTTGAGGTATCTAACCtaaactttcctttttcttttctttcctttatgCGCTTTAATCTTTCTATTTGTTTTAGTTGTTTGTTATTTTATGCTTTAACATGTTTATATAGCTTAAGTTTATGTAGTTGTATGTTTtaaaagcatgttaggttgttagaattTGCGTTTCGAAGCTTTGCCTATTTGCTGTGTTTCTAGGGTTTCTGGGCAGAAACCCACGTGCGCATAATCTTGCCTATGCACGTAGGATTGTTCATGCGTGTGCATGAACCAACCCGGAAaccttaatttcatttcatctgtttttgtttttgctttcacATGCAATACTTCTATTTAGACTCTTTTCCATGTTTTCATGCTTTTAAGCTACTGTTTCGcatgtttaattatttgtttgtctttcaCATGTTTGAATTAGGGTTTGTTCTATGTTGTCTTTATTTCAATGCCATGAACATGTGAATaatgccatgaacatgcattcacatgttcatgcataatgCTATAGGTGTTGAGTCGCTGCAAgataagtgaggtaagtcatgcattagtatgaacatgcatttttgtgttgtttgatGCTTGATTTCATGTTTAAGAGTTGGAATACATGTTATGACCCATGTTTGATTGCCATGCCTATCTTTCTGCCTTGTTTCTGTTGCTGCCTTGATTGATGATGATATATTATGCCGATATTAGATGAATGCAAGGATGAGGTGACATGTATGCTAGATGAATATTAGGGGAtgccatgctagatgaatgttagggtCTATGATGTGATGTGATGTTATGCATgattagatgaatgttaggctTTGGTTAattgccatgatagatgtatgattaggtcttttgggatgattgatgtCGTGTTGTGTGTTCAGATGTATGCTAATATGTGTTTGAGTATAGATGCAATATTGAGTgtgcctttaatagggttaagacataagacacaatgaagGGAAGCCAATTGTacgtgcaagttagatttgTAAAACTCATGTGGAAAGTATGTGAGATATCTAACAGTACATTTTGATGAAAAAgctcaaaacaataaaaatggaAGCTTTAACACCATGCTGtcgagagaaaaagaaagtaatgcAAGGAAAGTAAAGATGACAATGGGATgtacgtggaaaaccctttGAAATGGAGGAAAAACTACAGGTGAGCAAGGACGAATATCCCTTGCTCTATCAAGCTTTGTATTATGTAAAAATGGAGGTTTCCCTTGTACAGTGGTGATATTCTCACTAAAGGAAGGACATTTTCTCTACCTCACTTCCTTACAAACTTTCTACCATTTTCTCTATTGTTCTATCCTGGTTCTTCCCTAATAGTCCAACAACATGTTCCTCTTATAGTTCGAGGAATGTTGCTAGGTACAAGACAGATGTCACATTGTGATTCCCCCATTTGAACCCTAATACAACTGTTATACTATGTAGTAGttggaggagagagaataagCATGTTGAGGTCAGTATAGCGGCATAAAAAGTAACCCTGCCACTACATGAAGAGCAATTCTTGGATAAGGAAAGGGACATTAGGGGCCTTGAGAGCAATACACGTGTCCCCAATAGTGGTCCAGCACAAGCATAGCCAATGGGAAGGAAGGGATGGATTCTTTGAAAGCTGCGACAGAATCAAGAAAAACCTTGGCACTCTCAATAGGAACTTCGTGAAGGAATGGGGAAACTTCCCTTATTGTGGCTTCCCCGAACCTTGGGTAGGCAAGAATAGAAAGGAGTATCCGGGATGGGAAATGTTCTTTAATGAAAAGCTCACCTTTAAGGAGAAGCCTACTATTGTGATCAAAGAGATACAAGAAGAGGTCAATTGAGTGAACTACATGGATGCTGGAGCAATGAAGACCATGATGAAGACAAGTGGGGATGTGTTCACCATCATCAACGAAGAGCCAAGTGATCCTTCCAAATTCATCATGCCTATTGTGGGGCCCATTAATAATTGGACTTAGGTTGGGTTCTTTGAAAACATGGGGAAAATGTTTTGTAATGCAAGTTCCAATgtacttttcaatattttcaataagatgAATTCTGATTTGGCTTACTTTGATGTGTCCTATAACATTGAaatttttcacttaaatgattcaaatgaatttgaaaatgaaattaataaacaattggaaaGGAATATTGAACCTATGGAACCAATTTTTGAAACTATTAATTTGGGCAATGATGAGAATCCACGCTTagttaaaattggctcaaatttaaatgaaaaagaaagaaaagatcttcAAGAACTCCTCATGGAATTTCAAAAGGTGTTTGCATGGTCATATGAAGATATGCTTGGAATTGACCCCGAGATTGCTCAACATCTCATGGATACTCATAATCACATGGTACCCATCAAACAAAGTTGAGAAGAATGAGGACCAAATGGCTCTTAAAAATCAAGAAGGAAGTCACTAAGCAGTTAAAGGTAGGGTTCATCAAACTCGTACACCAAGTCGAATGGATAGCCAATGTCGTGCTTGTACCTAAGAAGGATGGGAAGGTGagaatgtgtgtggattttagggacttgaacaaggcatgccctaAGGATGACTTTCCTCTCCCTTACATTGATGTCTTAGTGGATAACACGGCATAAAGTgccttgatgtctttcatggatggtttcttagggtacaaccaaatcaagatggctCCCAAAGATATGACCAAAACCACTTTCATTACCGAATGGGGAATCTATTGTTACATGGTGATGCCGTTTGGCCTCAAGAATGCTGGGGCAACCTACCAAAAGATGGCTATGACCTTGctacatgatatgatgcataaaGAGGTAGAGGTGTATGTCGATGATATGATAGTGAAATCCAAGGATAGAGGAAGCCACATCGTAAACTTGAAGAAGTTCTTCGAGAGGATTAAAGAGTATAGGCTAAGATTGAACCCACAAAAGTGTACCTTTGGAGTAATCGCCGGAAAATTGCTAGGCTTCCAAGTGAATGATAGAGGGATAGAAGTTGACCCATCCAATATTAAAGCCATATTAGAGATGTCTCCACccaaaagtgagaaagaaataaagggTTTCTTGGGTCGATTACAATACATTAGTCAATTCATTGCTAAACTCACCTCTACTTGTGAGCCCATCTTCAAACTCCTAAGGAAGAATGAACAACATACATGGAACGATGAGTGCCAAAAAGCCTTTGAAATTATCAAGGAATATCTCCTCCACCCACTTATCTTAATGCCTCAACAACATGGGAAACCCTTACTCCTATACCTTTCCATCATAGGAGATGCGGTTGGAAGTATGCTTGCACAAAAAGACGATGATAAGAATGAAAGGGCCATATAGTATTTGAGCAAGAGGTTCCATGATTATGAGACTAGGTACACTCCCATAGAAAAGTCATGCTTCGCACTTGTTTGGGCCGTACAAAAATTGAGACATATCATTTTACCTTTCCAAATATGGGTGATAGGAAGAATGGGCCCATTGAAGTATCTCTTTAAGAAACCCACTTTGAGTGAAAAATTGTCAAGATGGTTGATCTTATTGGCAGAATTCGATTTGAAGTATGTGGCTAGGAAAACTATCAAAGGAAGCGTCGTGTCAGATTTCTGTGCCGAGAATCCTATAGAGGGAGAAGATGGTAAAGAAGACTTTCTAGATGAGGAAATTTTGGACATTGAGTTAAGGGTGTGGAGAATGTACTTTGATGAAGCTATAAACCAATATAGGAATGGGATAGGAATACTCTTGATCACTCCCGAGGGATTTCACATACCTCTAGCAATCAAGTTGAACTTTGAAGCAACTAATAGCATGGTGGAATATGAAGCTTGTATTGCCAGAATGGAAGCTTTTCAAGAATTGGGGGTAATGGAGGCCGAACTCTTTGGAGATTCAACTTTGGTTATAGCCCAAGCACAAAAGTTGTGGAAGGTGAAGGAAGAACATTTGAAGCCTTACCAACAATACTTGGAGGACATAACCAAGACCTTTGACAGAATTGAATACACAATCATTCCTAGAGCTCCAAATCAATTTACGGATGCCTTAGCTACCTTAGCCTCCATGGTTGAAATACCTGAGGGAGTATGGACATGACCTTTGGATATTGAGCAAAGTTATGAGGAAGTGCACAAAAGGAAGACCGAAGCTGCAGTAATGACCATAGAGGAAGAGGAAATTCCATGGTACTATGACATCATGAAGTTCTTGGAACTAGGGGCATATCTGGATGGTGCCGACAAGAGAGAATGTCATTCCATTAGGATGATGGCAACACAATACATCCTATGTGGAGGACAACTCTATAGAAGATCCTATGATGGTATACACCTTTGTTGcttgaagaaggaagaagccaAGAGAGTAATGGAAGAAATTCATCAAGGGATTTGTGGCCTTCATTTGAATGGAAGAATGTTAGCCAAGAAAATCCTAAGGATGGGGTACTTCTGGAATACAATGGAGACTGATTGTGTGGACTATGTGAAGAGTTGCCAAAATTGTCAGACGCATGCCAACTTGAGCCATGTACTGCCTAGAAAGTTGTATAGTATGACTTCTCTATGGCCATTCTCGGTTTGGGGCGTAGATGTGATTGGAAGGATAGCTCCTAAGGCTTCAAATGGGCATGAATACATTCTTGTGCCAATTGACTATTTCACTAAGTAGGTGGATACAGCCTCCTACTTTGTATTGAAGGCTAAGCATGTAGCTCGATTCTTAGAAAACAACATCATATGCCGGTTTGGGGTTCCCCATGAGATCATTTTTGATAACAGTTCCCACTTTGAGGGGGAGGTTCAAAGGATTATGGAGTTGTACAACATTGAGCATCACAAGTCTCACCGTATCGACCACAAGCTAATGGTGTCGTAGAAGCAGCTAATAAGAATGTGAAGAAAATCCTAGCCAAGATGGGAGTGACATACAAAGATTGGGCCAAGAAGCTTCCATTTGCCTTATGGGGTTATAGAACTTCTATCTGTACGTCAACTGGGGCAACACCTTACTCTTTGGTTTATGGTAGTGAGGCAGTGCTTCCTATTGAGGTGGAGATACAATCTTTGATGGTATTGGTGGAAACCAAGGTCCTAGAAGAGGATTGGGCTAAGGCGAGATATGAACAATTGGCTTTGATAGATGAGAAAAGGGCTAGGGTAAAATATCATGCACAAGGATACCAAAAAAGGATCGCTAGGGCATTCAACAAGAAGGTGAAATCGAGAATCCTTAAAGAAGAGGACTTGATCCTAAAGGTGCTTAGAGATGAGACTTTTGACCCAAGAGGGAAGATGAGCCAAGGTGGTCTGGGCCTTTTATCATTAAGAAGATCATGTCTAGAGGTGCTACTAGAATCATAAATTTGGATGGGGAAGAGATACTTCACCCAATTAACGTGGATAGACTCCAGAAATACaacatctaaacaaaaaaaaaaaaagataaaaaagtcTGCTAGATTGAAAACTTGAAAGGGCggcctaggcaaaaattaaggcgAAGGAACCCCACTAAATTGAAAACCAGAAAGGGaggtctaggcaaaaattaagggaaaagacCATGGGCATGGCGAAAATTCCCAAAGGGACGTCACgggcaaaaattacatggcaaaggaaaaagaaaagaaaagaaatagaaaatgaataaatgacaataagcaaagataataaaaaggtgATTCTCTTATTGCttaaattaaaagatgataTGACTGTTTTCATAGGGGATTTGGAACATTCTaatcctttattaaattcaaaaacaaaaacatgagaatcataaaagtacagaaaagtaaaataTGAGGCACATCAAGGTGGTCACTCAGTCCTCCTTGCTTTCTTGCTAGTCTTCATGTAAACTTTCTCATCCCTCAGAATCCACTTCATGTCATCCTTCAACCATTGCTTGTACCCCGTTGTGGGATAGATGTATCAAGGAGGAATAATGCCTTTTGTCATCCTACAACGTGGCCAAGCCTTACTAATCCTGCCCAAGATCCTATTGGTAAACACCGTAGTATGGAAGGCACCTTCATCGTAAGGAGTTCCTTGATGTTCTCCAAATTTCCTTGAGATACAACAAGTGGAGTAGTATGAGTAGGAACGAAGTCCAACTAGAGTCACACAACAGTCCTTGCAGCAACTATGGACCATGCTTGAGATGTGCCACCACTTCACAATCCACTGAATGTCGGTATCCTTGAGGTGACCCATAAGTTCCATGTATGCCTCAAAACTCATGTCATTCTGATGAAGTCGGCAGTCCTTAAGGTGCCTAGGAAGGTGAGTGCTGAGAGGAACGGTGGGAGGTTGAAGCAACTGAAGCCTCTCTTGCAGCCATAtctgaaaaatagagagagagagagagagagagagagagagagagaagagcaaaaaaataagaagagagaacatgagtgaaaaaaaaaagtaaatgaaagaCAGTATAAGGTGCTTCGATGGGTTGAAAACCGAAAGGCAACCCATGCAAAAATTACAGGGAtcctgctaggttgaaaacctaggcaaaagttagggattATACCTGAAGGAGAAGAGGACTTCCCACAAAGTAGCTTACTTCCTTCCTATGAAAGGCATCCAAACCATTGAGGGTCTCCGCCAAGATCAAGCCCATCGGGTTACCTCTTTTTAGTTCATAAGCTACAATGCACATCCAAATGTCCACATAATACGAGTTTTAAACCAAGAAATACCTTACAAGAGCATATAAGCAAAAGGCGTGAAGAAAGTACGAATGTGGACTCTCACCCTCGGGAAGGGCCGAaccaaaaaaatacttaaaGACCAACCTAAGGTTGAGCTTGCCAAAAACACACCACCTATTTGCCGTGGCAGCAGGGACACCCAACACAACTTGCAACAAAGAAGGAAGATCCTCACCCATGGTAGGGAAAAGGAGATATCAATCTCCGGTTCACCCTTGATAGCACCAAATTCTTTAATAGTGGGGCATAGTTCTATTCCATTGAAGTGGAATACATGCTGAGAAAGAACCCAATAGTTGGCAGTAGCACGAAGAAAAGGCTCATCCACCCTAATTTGATGGTATGAGAAGATGTAAGAAAGACCATAAGGAGCGATGGAATCCTTGAAATCAGGACCAAGCCTCCTAATCCAAGTCGAGACATCAAAAGGAGAGTTTTCTGCCATTAAGGGACCTTAAAAAGGGTTCTCTGGGTTGAAAATACGTTGGTGAGGGTTTTGAACTCAAACGGCTACTTTTATACTTAAATAAGTCGGTTAGGGTTTTTTTGATTCGCGGCTCGCATACACAAAGTCAAAGCTGAGTAAAAATGCTCATCTCCATGTACGCATGGCACTTGGCAGAAGCCCATGTTCCCCTATTTTAAGCAGAGTTTTTCACTCCAAAGTATTCCTAGGGTTCCCATAGCCTAAGGAATCATCCAAGACACATTCCAAGCACAAGATTTCAAGCATCAAAGAAGCAAAGTTGTATAGAAATATACATAAATGCTAAGTTCCAATCAAaagcataaatgtaaaaatatgtTCTAAATACTATCCTTTGTCTCAAACTAAATCCAAATGTTTGCTAAggggaataaaagaaaaaaaccatagaagcaaaaagaaaaaaaaaattgtgtgttgTATGTCTATATGTCTTGAACTGCAAGTAATCAATGGTGTCACCTCTTCCTTGGTTGGTAGCTAGGAGTTGCCTCCAAATCCTTCTCATCACCTCTATCATCAttatcgtcatcatcatcaccactgCCCGAGTGGGCTACTCCTCTAAGACCGTATAAGTGCCTCGAATAGTTGGTCACCTCCAACTTGAGATTCCTAGCTAGCCATACCAACTCCTCATGCTCTTGGATAGTGAACTGCAATTCAAAGAAATAAGGGTTAGTGACAGAAACAAAAGGAGATGAATGGAAAAGG contains:
- the LOC115950041 gene encoding uncharacterized protein LOC115950041 codes for the protein MGPLKYLFKKPTLSEKLSRWLILLAEFDLKYVARKTIKGSVVSDFCAENPIEGEDGKEDFLDEEILDIELRVWRMYFDEAINQYRNGIGILLITPEGFHIPLAIKLNFEATNSMVEYEACIARMEAFQELGVMEAELFGDSTLVIAQAQKLWKVKEEHLKPYQQYLEDITKTFDRIEYTIIPRAPNQFTDALATLASMVEIPEGVWT